One part of the Anaerofustis stercorihominis DSM 17244 genome encodes these proteins:
- a CDS encoding heavy metal translocating P-type ATPase: MKKEKYDITGMSCSACSSRIEKDLSKLEGVDSVSVNLLTNSMNVSYDESTLTSGDIISSVEKSGYGAMVHDGNDTVQNKKEDSVKKDSEDEIKSMKNRFIISLIFLIPLMYIAMYHMFDGFLGFKTPDFIMHLFHGNENAIIFAFVQFLLVLPIMYVNRKYYIVGFKTLFKLSPNMDSLIAIGSSAAVVYGVFAIFRIGFGLGHGDMSIVDRYSMDLYFESAGMILTLITLGKYLETRSKGKTSEAITKLMNLAPKTALVEKDGEEIEVLAEQVIKGDIVIVKPGSSIPVDGVIVSGSTSIDESMITGESIPVEKAEGDKVIGATINKSGYFKFEATNVNEDTTINKIIKLVEEASSSKAPIAKIADKISGIFVPVVITIAVVAAVVWIIMGQSFEFALSIGIAVLVISCPCALGLATPVAIMVGTGKGAENGILIKSGEALEIAHSIDTVVMDKTGTITKGEPRVTDIINTDLDETELLKIAKGLEKSSEHPLAEAIIKYTDEKGIEDIDTTDFEAVFGKGVKARINNKTYYAGNRALMNEQDIDISKYEETINTLADDGKTPLIFSDDTSVIGIIAVADVEKETSKEAIDLFKEMDIDVVMLTGDNKRTAKAIQRKLGIPKVISEVLPDDKEAKISEIQSEGKKVAMVGDGINDAPALARADVGIAIGAGTDVAIESADIVLMKSDLLDAVTAVKLSKAVIKNIKENLFWAFFYNSVGIPLAAGVFYTALGWSLRPMFGAAAMSLSSVCVVTNALRLKFFKVEHGKKTAKGYDTNNDQVIKDEADNKKQIVIKGMTCSHCTSAVEKALKDVDGVEVEKVDLDAKSAYITLDKPVEDKILKDVIKNAGYKVVKIK; encoded by the coding sequence ATGAAAAAAGAAAAATATGATATAACGGGTATGAGCTGCTCTGCCTGCTCGTCAAGGATAGAAAAGGATCTGTCAAAGCTTGAGGGTGTGGACAGCGTAAGCGTAAACCTTCTTACAAACAGCATGAATGTATCTTACGACGAAAGTACTTTAACCAGCGGGGATATTATTTCTTCTGTTGAAAAGTCAGGTTACGGTGCAATGGTTCATGACGGGAATGATACTGTTCAAAATAAAAAAGAAGACAGTGTCAAAAAGGACAGCGAAGACGAAATAAAATCAATGAAAAACAGATTTATAATTTCACTTATATTCCTAATCCCGCTTATGTATATAGCAATGTACCATATGTTCGACGGATTTTTGGGATTTAAAACTCCCGATTTCATTATGCATTTATTCCATGGAAATGAAAATGCGATTATTTTTGCTTTTGTTCAGTTCCTGCTTGTACTTCCGATAATGTACGTTAACAGGAAGTACTATATAGTAGGGTTCAAGACTTTATTCAAATTAAGTCCCAATATGGACTCTCTAATCGCCATAGGTTCTTCGGCGGCGGTTGTGTACGGAGTATTTGCCATATTCAGGATAGGGTTTGGTCTCGGACATGGAGATATGAGTATCGTAGATAGGTACAGCATGGATTTATACTTCGAATCTGCGGGTATGATACTTACCCTTATTACCCTAGGTAAATACCTTGAAACCAGATCAAAGGGAAAAACCAGCGAAGCAATTACGAAACTTATGAATTTGGCTCCCAAAACAGCCTTAGTCGAAAAGGACGGAGAAGAAATCGAAGTCCTTGCGGAACAAGTAATAAAAGGCGATATAGTAATAGTAAAGCCCGGGAGCAGTATTCCCGTTGACGGAGTCATAGTTTCCGGTTCTACAAGTATAGATGAGTCTATGATAACAGGGGAGAGTATCCCGGTTGAAAAGGCTGAGGGAGATAAAGTAATAGGCGCTACCATAAATAAGTCGGGGTACTTCAAGTTTGAGGCTACGAACGTAAACGAAGATACTACGATAAATAAAATCATAAAACTTGTTGAAGAAGCCAGTTCTTCGAAAGCGCCAATAGCAAAGATAGCTGATAAGATTTCGGGGATATTCGTTCCCGTGGTGATTACCATTGCCGTAGTTGCCGCCGTCGTTTGGATTATCATGGGACAAAGCTTTGAATTTGCACTTTCCATAGGTATAGCTGTGCTTGTTATATCCTGTCCTTGTGCACTCGGACTTGCAACGCCCGTTGCCATAATGGTCGGTACGGGAAAAGGAGCGGAGAACGGTATACTCATAAAATCCGGAGAAGCTCTTGAGATAGCTCACAGTATAGATACCGTGGTAATGGATAAAACGGGGACCATAACAAAAGGGGAACCGAGAGTAACCGACATAATCAATACCGATTTGGATGAAACCGAACTGTTGAAAATAGCAAAGGGACTGGAGAAGTCAAGCGAACATCCTTTGGCGGAAGCTATAATAAAATATACTGATGAAAAAGGAATCGAAGATATAGATACTACTGATTTTGAAGCTGTTTTTGGTAAAGGTGTTAAAGCAAGAATAAATAATAAGACTTACTATGCCGGCAACAGAGCTTTAATGAATGAGCAGGATATAGATATAAGTAAATACGAAGAAACAATAAATACTTTGGCTGACGACGGAAAAACTCCTCTTATTTTCTCTGATGATACAAGCGTTATAGGGATTATCGCAGTTGCGGACGTGGAAAAGGAAACGAGCAAAGAAGCTATAGATCTATTTAAAGAAATGGATATAGACGTGGTAATGCTTACAGGAGATAATAAAAGGACAGCAAAGGCAATACAAAGAAAACTCGGAATTCCTAAAGTTATTTCTGAAGTACTTCCCGATGATAAGGAAGCTAAGATATCGGAAATTCAAAGCGAAGGGAAAAAGGTCGCAATGGTCGGAGACGGGATAAACGACGCTCCCGCTTTAGCTAGAGCGGATGTCGGAATTGCAATAGGTGCGGGAACCGACGTTGCTATAGAAAGTGCAGATATCGTTCTTATGAAAAGTGATTTACTGGACGCCGTTACCGCTGTAAAACTAAGTAAAGCGGTCATCAAAAATATAAAGGAAAATCTGTTTTGGGCATTTTTCTATAACAGCGTAGGTATCCCTTTGGCGGCAGGTGTATTTTACACAGCTTTAGGCTGGAGCTTAAGACCTATGTTCGGTGCGGCGGCAATGAGTCTAAGCAGTGTATGCGTAGTAACCAATGCTTTAAGGCTTAAATTCTTTAAAGTGGAACATGGTAAGAAAACAGCTAAAGGCTATGATACAAATAACGATCAAGTTATAAAAGATGAGGCAGATAACAAAAAGCAGATAGTGATAAAAGGTATGACTTGCTCACACTGTACGTCAGCGGTGGAAAAGGCACTTAAAGATGTAGATGGTGTAGAAGTGGAAAAGGTGGATTTGGACGCTAAATCCGCATATATAACTCTTGATAAGCCTGTAGAGGATAAGATATTAAAAGATGTTATAAAGAATGCCGGATATAAAGTTGTAAAAATAAAATAA
- a CDS encoding ribbon-helix-helix protein, CopG family: protein MAHKKLGRPTDNPKRVQVTVRLDEGSLKILDEYCEESGLSRAEAIRVGIGKLKK, encoded by the coding sequence ATGGCTCATAAGAAGTTAGGCAGACCTACCGATAACCCAAAACGTGTACAAGTAACGGTTAGACTGGACGAAGGAAGTTTAAAGATTTTAGATGAATACTGCGAAGAATCAGGTCTTTCAAGAGCAGAAGCAATAAGGGTAGGGATAGGAAAGCTTAAAAAATAA
- a CDS encoding beta-class carbonic anhydrase has product MKELIEYNKKFVKDKMYEKYITSKYPDKKIAILTCMDTRLTTLLPEALGIKNGDVKIIKNAGGVVSHLFGSVVRSILVAIYELGIEEIMVIEHTDCGVQNINSDMMIKKMKERGIEEEKINFIRHCGIDFDSWLAGFDCVEESVKESTEMLRTHPLIPKDIVIRGFIMDSVTGELSEVYI; this is encoded by the coding sequence ATGAAAGAATTGATTGAATATAATAAAAAATTTGTAAAAGACAAGATGTACGAAAAATACATAACAAGCAAATATCCAGATAAGAAAATCGCTATACTTACTTGTATGGATACGAGACTTACAACTCTTCTTCCCGAAGCTCTCGGAATAAAAAACGGAGATGTAAAAATAATCAAAAATGCGGGAGGAGTGGTTTCACATTTGTTCGGAAGTGTGGTAAGGAGCATTTTGGTTGCTATATACGAACTAGGTATAGAAGAAATTATGGTAATCGAACATACGGACTGCGGGGTACAGAATATAAACAGCGATATGATGATAAAAAAGATGAAAGAAAGAGGTATAGAAGAAGAGAAAATCAACTTTATCCGCCACTGCGGTATCGATTTCGATTCATGGCTCGCGGGATTTGACTGTGTGGAAGAATCGGTAAAAGAATCGACTGAAATGTTAAGAACTCATCCCCTAATACCAAAAGATATAGTAATAAGAGGCTTTATAATGGATTCCGTTACGGGAGAACTTTCAGAAGTTTATATATAA
- a CDS encoding flavodoxin domain-containing protein: MNKIMLIYASKHGSSKEYTDMIGNELNIKAVDIDEFDSVKKEDFDTIIFVSGVYASKINKIDKIKNVFNNFKNIIICPVGFSEYNENTKKNIESNFTEEELNKIKIFYLRGAFDYSKLSFMEKMMMNMMKKMLKKDPGEHKEMLDAFDKPISFVSKDNIKDLTTYVKEI; this comes from the coding sequence ATGAATAAGATAATGTTGATTTATGCTTCAAAGCATGGCAGTTCTAAGGAATATACCGATATGATAGGAAATGAACTTAATATCAAAGCAGTTGATATAGATGAGTTTGATTCCGTTAAAAAAGAAGATTTTGATACTATTATTTTTGTATCCGGTGTTTATGCTTCAAAGATAAACAAAATCGATAAAATAAAAAATGTATTTAATAATTTTAAAAATATAATAATTTGCCCCGTAGGGTTCAGTGAATATAATGAAAATACAAAGAAAAATATTGAAAGTAATTTTACAGAAGAGGAGCTGAACAAGATAAAAATATTCTATCTCAGAGGTGCTTTTGACTATTCTAAACTATCGTTTATGGAAAAAATGATGATGAACATGATGAAAAAGATGTTAAAAAAAGACCCCGGCGAGCATAAGGAAATGCTGGATGCCTTTGATAAGCCCATTTCATTTGTAAGTAAAGATAATATAAAAGATTTGACAACATATGTGAAAGAAATATAA
- a CDS encoding PadR family transcriptional regulator, which produces MSAIDLIILGMIKEKPMSAYDLQKNVEYRHISKWVKISTPSVYKKVITLEDKGYINGKTDNENSTLGKVIYSITDKGNDYFISLMKKTSEKMVNVFLDFNAVIVNLNNIDKELGLSLAENISKEIDRYYSVVDKKIEEREHIPFTGKTILKQQLMVGEALKEWSDEFIKTYRQEGEK; this is translated from the coding sequence ATGTCGGCAATAGATTTAATAATACTCGGAATGATAAAAGAAAAACCGATGAGTGCTTATGACCTTCAAAAGAATGTTGAGTACAGACATATTTCAAAATGGGTAAAGATAAGTACTCCTTCCGTATATAAAAAGGTTATTACCCTGGAAGATAAAGGATATATAAATGGGAAGACCGATAATGAAAACAGTACACTGGGAAAAGTCATTTATTCCATTACTGATAAGGGAAATGATTATTTTATTTCTTTGATGAAAAAGACGAGTGAAAAAATGGTAAATGTATTTCTTGATTTCAATGCGGTGATAGTTAATTTAAACAATATTGATAAAGAATTGGGATTATCTTTAGCGGAAAATATAAGTAAAGAAATAGATAGATATTATTCTGTGGTAGATAAAAAGATTGAGGAGAGAGAACATATACCTTTTACCGGAAAGACGATATTAAAACAGCAGCTGATGGTTGGGGAAGCATTGAAGGAATGGAGCGATGAATTTATAAAAACTTATAGACAAGAGGGTGAGAAATAA
- a CDS encoding helix-turn-helix domain-containing protein: MKFSQKLKQIRKKLNLSQEQFAEKIGVSRQAITKWETEGGIADIDNIIRIPKEFDISIDELLKEEKNINNKKDFLYSSETKYDIENIIDYDININEVSEVVLKGVSGEKIIVKLASNTIDDIEKHFKVKIDENKRSIDVEIKKIGEITMSEAKDELSVLIYIPYELCNKIEIYTICDILKIQDLKDKGIEADGKFEDIFVYDYYGHLELNCSNDMNITYNEFNGRIDINQIKATSKLNIPTNSTFNINKKGRSNNICFNLNNQPTEEIELIQQSKNLIELSGIGSELIINKYTK, from the coding sequence ATGAAATTTTCACAAAAACTAAAACAAATAAGAAAAAAATTAAACTTGTCTCAGGAACAATTTGCGGAAAAGATTGGAGTATCAAGACAGGCTATAACAAAATGGGAAACAGAAGGCGGTATAGCCGATATAGATAATATAATTAGGATACCAAAGGAATTTGATATTTCCATAGACGAACTTTTAAAAGAAGAAAAGAATATCAATAATAAAAAAGATTTTTTATATTCAAGTGAAACAAAGTATGATATTGAAAATATCATTGATTACGACATAAATATAAACGAGGTGTCGGAAGTCGTTTTAAAAGGTGTAAGCGGAGAAAAAATTATTGTAAAGCTTGCTTCAAATACAATAGATGATATAGAGAAACACTTTAAAGTAAAGATAGATGAAAATAAAAGAAGTATAGATGTTGAAATAAAAAAAATCGGAGAAATCACAATGTCAGAAGCAAAAGACGAGCTTTCTGTATTGATTTATATTCCATATGAACTGTGCAATAAAATAGAAATCTATACTATATGTGATATATTAAAAATCCAAGACTTGAAGGACAAAGGTATTGAAGCAGACGGAAAATTCGAAGACATATTCGTTTACGATTATTACGGACACCTTGAACTTAATTGTTCAAATGATATGAACATCACTTATAATGAATTTAATGGAAGGATCGATATAAATCAAATCAAGGCAACATCAAAATTAAATATCCCGACAAATAGCACATTTAATATAAATAAAAAAGGCAGAAGTAATAATATCTGTTTTAATTTAAACAACCAGCCAACAGAAGAAATTGAACTTATCCAACAAAGCAAAAATTTGATTGAACTGTCTGGAATAGGAAGCGAGCTTATTATAAATAAATACACTAAATAA
- a CDS encoding MarR family winged helix-turn-helix transcriptional regulator, producing the protein MKLPNYDNEHLIFGLFFMLSNKLQVLGDSFYEEITVKQWFVLVVIDTFKEEYPSLSDVAEMVGSSHQNVKQIVNKLTDKGYLQIVRDENDKRRSLIKMTDKCEKLQRDYKEKENEFMTNLFKGTKDEDLKNVVEVFLRLSDNIEEMKNE; encoded by the coding sequence ATGAAACTACCGAATTATGATAACGAACATTTGATTTTTGGCTTGTTTTTTATGTTATCAAATAAACTTCAGGTCTTAGGAGACAGTTTTTATGAGGAGATAACGGTAAAGCAGTGGTTCGTTTTAGTCGTTATAGATACATTTAAGGAAGAGTATCCCAGCCTTTCTGATGTGGCAGAGATGGTAGGAAGTTCTCATCAGAATGTTAAGCAGATAGTAAATAAGCTTACAGATAAAGGATATCTTCAAATAGTTAGAGATGAGAATGACAAAAGACGAAGTCTTATAAAAATGACAGATAAGTGCGAAAAACTTCAAAGGGATTATAAAGAAAAGGAAAACGAGTTTATGACAAATCTTTTTAAAGGTACTAAAGACGAGGATTTAAAAAACGTCGTGGAAGTATTCCTTAGATTAAGTGATAATATAGAGGAGATGAAAAATGAATAA